One window from the genome of Nicotiana sylvestris chromosome 9, ASM39365v2, whole genome shotgun sequence encodes:
- the LOC138877897 gene encoding uncharacterized protein — MSTNGEVDDNQTFAESVDQVGHHHPLYIHLSDTQGFVLISIQLQGAENYSIWSRSLKIVLHVLAWTMNIVAPNLISIVIYASDAYTVRDGLRERFDKVNASRAAYLHKEIVTLTQGFLTVLNDSYENAKNQVLMTRPLPNLNQAYAMIINVESQRITGKSVYGSNDNNEVAAMISNRSQNGGHNGGSNNFGGHTKENCFKLHGYPSDFKNKRRGGGFNAQANNVNNNMNHIEKNYGNLPSETQGNQLNCATPTQFFTLEQYQQILQMLSRGKDTELVANSATTETAIILHAFMSTLVDHNWIVNTGASNHMVHSLNLLESYEEVSEKDKNKVQLPTGEQASITHTGIYFFFRNKKIQNILHIPDFKYNLLSVSKITKELRCLVAFFLDFCVFRELFSGKGYILYDLQSKGFFVSRDVVFKEDIFPFKNMQLGASLLFPILEFTDAQIEKSIGQPVSISDLPTPGIQQVLSHPSPLYGIHSEPSPSIPPSAPSVSPEGLRRSSRPSKPPIWLTDYVVHPKKITCHYFVSQHSLVDLPQGKVPIGCKWVFKVKYKSNGEVVRYKARLLAKCYSQQEGLDYTETFSPMAKMVTVRAVVALAAASSWYIFQMDVHNAFLQGDHLEEVHMQVPDGFSSQGQIKRIGVYLVVILLYMDDLLVTGSNLFLIQQVRKDLQEKFKMKDLGELKYFLGIEFSRS, encoded by the exons ATGTCGACCAATGGAGAAGTTGATGATAATCAGACCTTCGCAGAATCAGTTGATCAAGTTGGTCATCATCATCCTCTGTACATTCACCTGTCCGATACACAAGGTTTTGTTCTCATCTCTATTCAACTACAAGGTGCTGAAAACTACTCTATTTGGAGCAGATCTTTGAAAATTGTGTTGCATG TGTTAGCATGGACTATGAATATTGTGGCACCAAATTTGATTAGTATTGTCATATATGCCTCCGATGCCTATACTGTCAGGGATGGCCTAAGGGAACGATTTGACAAAGTAAATGCATCTAGAGCAGCTTATCTACATAAGGAAATTGTTACCTTAACACAAGGA TTTCTCACAGTCCTCAATGACTCCTATGAGAATGCCAAAAATCAGGTGTTAATGACTCGACCATTACCTAATCTAAACCAAGCGTATGCCATGATAATCAATGTAGAAAGCCAAAGGATCACTGGAAAAAGTGTGTATGGCTCTAATGATAACAATGAAGTTGCTGCTATGATAAGTAATAGATCTCAGAATGGTGGTCACAATGGAGGATCTAACAATTTTGGAG GCCATACAAAGGAAAACTGTTTCAAGCTTCATGGATATCCTAGTGATTTCAAGAACAAGAGAAGAGGAGGAGGTTTTAATGCTCAAGCAAACAATGTGAACAACAATATGAATCATATTGAGAAAAATTATGGGAATCTGCCCTCAGAAACACAAGGCAACCAGCTGAACTGTGCTACTCCAACTCAGTTCTTTACTCTAGAGCAATACCAGCAAATCCTGCAGATGCTGAGCAGGGGCAAAGATACTGAACTTGTTGCTAACTCAGCTACTACAGAGACGGCAATTATATTACATGCTTTTATGTCTACCTTGGTGGATCATAATTGGATAGTAAACACAGGAGCATCTAATCACATGGTGCATAGTTTAAATCTATTAGAATCCTATGAGGAAGTATCAGAGAAGGATAAAAATAAAGTCCAACTACCTACTGGTGAACAAGCTTCTATTACACACACTGGAATCTATTTTTTCTTCAGAAATAAGAAAATTCAGAATATACTTCACATTCCAGATTTCAAGTATAACTTACTCTCAGTGTCTAAAATCACAAAAGAGTTAAGGTGTTTGGTGGCATTCTTTCTTGACTTTTGTGTCTTTCGGGAACTCTTCAGTGGAAAG GGCTACATTCTCTATGATCTACAATCCAAGGGCTTCTTTGTCAGTAGAGATGTTGTCTTTAAGGAAGACATTTTTCCTTTTAAGAATATGCAACTTGGAGCATCTCTCTTATTTCCTATACTAGAGTTCACAGATGCACAAATTGAAAAGAGTATTGGCCAACCTGTATCTATCTCAGATTTGCCTACTCCTGGTATTCAACAAGTGCTTTCTCATCCTAGTCCTCTCTATGGTATTCATTCTGAACCAAGCCCTTCTATTCCACCTTCTGCACCCTCAGTCTCTCCTGAAGGTCTCAGAAGATCTTCTAGGCCTTCTAAACCTCCTATATGGCTAACTGATTATGTAGTCCATCCCAAGAAAATCACTTGTCACTATTTTGTATCCCAGCAT TCCTTGGTTGATCTGCCTCAAGGGAAAGTTCCTATAGGGTGCAAGTGGGTCTTCAAGGTTAAGTATAAGTCTAATGGTGAAGTGGTAAGATACAAGGCTAGACTATTAGCCAAATGCTACAGTCAACAAGAAGGGCTAGATTATACAGAAACATTCTCTCCTATGGCCAAGATGGTCACAGTGAGGGCTGTAGTTGCATTAGCTGCTGCATCTAGCTGGTACATTTTTCAGATGGATGTCCATAATGCATTCCTTCAGGGTGACCATCTAGAAGAAGTCCACATGCAAGTTCCTGATGGCTTTTCAAGCCAGGGGCAAATCAAAAG AATAGGAGTTTATCTTGTAGTCATCCTACTTTATATGGATGATTTGTTGGTAACTGGCAGCAACTTATTCCTCATCCAGCAGGTCAGAAAAGATTTGCAGGAGAAGTTCAAGATGAAAGATCTAGGGGAGCTAAAGTATTTCCTTGGCATTGAGTTCTCAAGGTCTTAG